The genomic stretch CTTCCTGGTAAAGTATCCTCAATAACAGAAATATTGGTTTTTAAACGGACCAAATATCTGTTAAGAACCTCATCATCATCCTTGTCAAGACTTTGTCTTTGCTTTTGAATTTTTTTGTATGATTTTTCGAAGCTTTTAAGCGCTCTGCTTTTACCAGCAGAATTATTGGCATCAATAGCATATAAATAATTCTGAAGGCTGTATTTCAAACTGGTAACCTCATCATTCAGCCCATTGTTTTTAAACTTAGGAAAAGTGGAGATGATGTTCGAAATCTCAGAAGCGTTTACGTTTTCCTTTATATTGATATTGAAACTCTTCTTTGAGCCTCTATCAGAATCAGAGCCTTTTGTATCGCTATAAAAATTATTTGACAGCGGAGAAAGGTTAAGCTTTTCCGTTGCGCAGGAAGATGTTAATAGTATTAGTACTCCAAAAAAAACTAGTCTTTTCATTTCTGTTGCCCTTTTTGATAAAGGATTGGGTTAAGACTTTCATCATTATACATTTTCATCTGTTTGTATACTTTCATCTTAACGTTACCGTTCTCAATATCAGCAAGCAACTGATTTATAGAAGTTGATAGATCTTCCTTCTGAGTAAGCAGAACATCCAGTTTAGCCTGGCAATTATTTCTGTGTTCTTCAGAAGCGGATTCTCTATTGGCTTCTAATGACATGTGATAAACCTTTAAAGCAAGAATTGATAATCTGTCTACTGCCCAAGCGGGAGTTTCCGTATTTATCTTTGCTTCAGGTTTAGGAGTTATATTTTCAAACTTATTAAGGAACCAGCTGTCAATATATTCTACCAGATCAGTTCGTTTCTGATTGGAGGCGTCTATTGTTCTCTTCAACTGAAGAGCTTCAACCGGATCGATATTTTCATCTCTAATAATATCTTCCAGATGCCATTGAACGGTATCAATCCAGTTCTTTGCATACAAAATCCGTTCCAAACTATCTTTTTCGAACGGGTTATTAATTAGAGTGTTAACGTCATCAGACACGTGATAGTCTTCAATAGATTTATTGAAGACTTTCCATGCAGTCTCAGTAAATTTCATTAATTCTAAGGAATTTTAGTTACTTGAAGAATTATTGTTTGTAGAAGACGATTTATTTTCAGAACCTGGTTTGTCCTCTTCTTTTACTGCATCTTTAAATTCTTTGATTCCTGAACCAACACCTCTCATTAGTTCTGGAATTTTTTTTCCTCCAAAAAGTAGTACCAAAACGATCGCTACGATAAGGATATGTTGCCAAGATATGGCAAGTATTGTTAGTGTATTCATCTCTTAAAATTTTTGCAAAGTTACACTTTTTTTAATATGAAATCCAACCTAATGGATCAACTGGCGTACTTCCATTCCATACTTGGAAATCAAGGGTGTAAGCACCGTCAAAATCCTGGGCTACAGTTCCTACAGGCGTTCCTGCGGAAA from Chryseobacterium indologenes encodes the following:
- a CDS encoding DUF4254 domain-containing protein, with the protein product MKFTETAWKVFNKSIEDYHVSDDVNTLINNPFEKDSLERILYAKNWIDTVQWHLEDIIRDENIDPVEALQLKRTIDASNQKRTDLVEYIDSWFLNKFENITPKPEAKINTETPAWAVDRLSILALKVYHMSLEANRESASEEHRNNCQAKLDVLLTQKEDLSTSINQLLADIENGNVKMKVYKQMKMYNDESLNPILYQKGQQK
- a CDS encoding Sec-independent protein translocase subunit TatA/TatB yields the protein MNTLTILAISWQHILIVAIVLVLLFGGKKIPELMRGVGSGIKEFKDAVKEEDKPGSENKSSSTNNNSSSN